A window of Solea solea chromosome 18, fSolSol10.1, whole genome shotgun sequence contains these coding sequences:
- the clec14a gene encoding C-type lectin domain family 14 member A, which produces MASWLRVVLVCVGLVACAETSPPSYAVHRAALSFDQAVDRCSPGVLASLTTEHEVDDVLRHIAESLPPQSEFTFWVGLKKAKNRCVVSTLPLRGFQWTKDGSEDSQVSRWAKEPESTCTTVLYAALQGLSDGSSVTRWGLISEITYRKLHPFICRLRDSESTSSITFTPDPPLPEPSKPDPPQPDPSKPDLPQPDPSKPDPPQPEPSKSATLEPELPDSRTELQAPDPGPTSGPGSPSVFGSDPKLGSGPSMWSEMCQNPLVDGARSLSQDPDNSSRILVECWSKVQLELYCRGRPALWRLLDDAPADLTAICQPCPDGFHKDASGICMDVDECSGAPCRHTCLNTEGSYRCVCADEDGRRHDEGSSACVDMVTVEEGGSLSGILIPVLAAVAVLLVLVVVAAVTVKCCLM; this is translated from the coding sequence ATGGCGTCGTGGCTCAGAGTTGTGCTGGTCTGCGTGGGTTTGGTCGCCTGTGCCGAGACGTCCCCGCCGTCCTATGCCGTCCACCGTGCCGCGCTCAGCTTTGACCAGGCCGTGGACAGGTGTTCTCCCGGCGTCCTCGCCAGCCTCACCACGGAGCACGAGGTCGACGACGTCCTGCGACACATCGCAGAGTCGTTGCCACCTCAGAGCGAATTCACCTTCTGGGTTGGACTGAAAAAAGCCAAGAACAGGTGTGTGGTCTCCACACTGCCCCTCAGAGGCTTTCAGTGGACGAAGGATGGCAGCGAGGACTCTCAGGTGAGCCGCTGGGCCAAAGAACCTGAGTCTACTTGCACCACGGTCCTCTATGCGGCGCTGCAGGGACTCAGTGATGGGTCAAGCGTGACCAGGTGGGGTCTGATCTCGGAGATCACCTACAGAAAACTTCATCCCTTCATCTGTAGACTCAGAGACAGTGAGTCTACAAGTAGCATCACCTTTACACCTGATCCACCGCTACCTGAACCATCTAAACCTGATCCACCGCAACCAGATCCATCTAAACCTGATCTACCGCAACCAGACCCATCTAAACCTGATCCACCACAACCAGAACCATCTAAATCTGCTACACTTGAACCTGAACTTCCCGACTCCAGGACTGAACTGCAGGCACCTGATCCTGGACCAACTTCTGGACCTGGCTCTCCATCTGTTTTTGGATCTGATCCTAAACTTGGCTCTGGTCCCAGCATGTGGTCCGAGATGTGTCAGAACCCCCTGGTGGACGGAGcgcgctccctcagtcaggacccggacaacagcagcaggataTTGGTCGAGTGCTGGTCCAAGGTTCAGCTGGAGCTTTACTGCCGCGGTCGCCCCGCACTGTGGCGTCTCCTCGACGACGCTCCCGCCGACCTCACCGCCATTTGCCAGCCGTGCCCTGACGGTTTCCACAAAGACGCTTCTGGAATTTGTATGGACGTGGACGAGTGCAGTGGTGCCCCCTGTAGACACACCTGCCTGAACACCGAGGGTTCATACAGGTGCGTCTGCGCCGACGAGGACGGGCGGCGCCACGACGAGGGCTCGTCAGCGTGCGTGGATATGGTGACCGTGGAGGAGGGCGGGTCGCTGTCGGGAATCCTGATCCCGGTTCTGGCGGCTGTGGCGGTTCTGCTGGTTCTGGTGGTCGTCGCTGCGGTGACGGTGAAGTGCTGCCTGATGTGA
- the timm9 gene encoding mitochondrial import inner membrane translocase subunit Tim9, which produces MAVQVSESDQIKQFKEFLGTYNKVTENCFMDCVKDFTTRDVKPEESSCSESCLQKYLKMTQRISMRFQEYHIQQNEALAAKAGLLAQPR; this is translated from the exons ATGGCTGTGCAGGTGAGCGAGTCTGATCAGATCAAACAG TTTAAAGAGTTTCTGGGGACGTACAACAAAGTGACGGAGAACTGTTTCATGGACTGTGTCAAAGATTTCACGACCAGAGACGTCAAACCAGAGGAG TCCAGCTGCTCTGAGTCATGCCTGCAGAAGTATCTAAAGATGACTCAGCGGATCTCCATGAGGTTCCAGGAGTATCACATCCAGCAGAACGAAGCTCTGGCAGCTAAAGCCGGACTTCTGGCTCAACCTCGCTGA